CGAGAGCGACAGCAAAAAGGAATCCGCGGGCCCCAACGACGGCGCCCGTGCCTATGACCTGAGCTCGCCGGACCGCGTGGTGCGCCGGCGCATGCAGACGCTGGAACTCATCAACGAACGCTTTGCGCGCCAGATGCGCAGCGTGTTGCTGAACTTCATGCGCCGCAGCGCCGACATCACCGTCGGTTCCATCAAGATCCAGAAGTACGCGGACTTCGAACGCAACCTGCCCGTGCCCAGCAACCTGAACATGGTTCAGATGAAACCGCTGCGCGGCACGGCCCTGTTCACCTACGACCCGAACCTGGTGTTCCTGGTCATCGACAGCCTGTTCGGCGGCGATGGCCGCTACCACACGCGGGTCGAGGGCCGGGACTTCACCACCACCGAACAGCGCATCATCCGGCGCCTGCTCAACCTGACCCTGGAAAGCTACGGCAAGTCCTGGGACCCCGTCTATCCGATCGAGTTCGACTATGTCCGCTCGGAGATGCACACCAAGTTCGCCAGCATCACCGGCAACAATGAAGTGGTGGTCGTCACCTCGTTCCACATCGAATTCGGCGCGACCGGCGGCGACCTGAACATCTGCCTGCCCTACTCCATGATCGAGCCGGTGCGTGACCTGCTCACGCGCCCGCTGCAGGAAACCACGCTGGAAGAA
The window above is part of the Achromobacter deleyi genome. Proteins encoded here:
- the fliM gene encoding flagellar motor switch protein FliM — its product is MAYEAFLSQDEVDALLAGVTGESDSKKESAGPNDGARAYDLSSPDRVVRRRMQTLELINERFARQMRSVLLNFMRRSADITVGSIKIQKYADFERNLPVPSNLNMVQMKPLRGTALFTYDPNLVFLVIDSLFGGDGRYHTRVEGRDFTTTEQRIIRRLLNLTLESYGKSWDPVYPIEFDYVRSEMHTKFASITGNNEVVVVTSFHIEFGATGGDLNICLPYSMIEPVRDLLTRPLQETTLEEVDQRWSQQLSRQVRSADIDVVAEFARIPSNIRELMRMKVGDILPVDVPQTVTAHVDGVPLMECGYGVFNGQYALRVQNMFTYDTESNEAPDHD